Part of the Quercus lobata isolate SW786 chromosome 6, ValleyOak3.0 Primary Assembly, whole genome shotgun sequence genome, TGCATGCTGAGTTATCGATTATGTATGTTTAATTTCGATTTGCATCCAATTGAACAAAGCAGCCCTAGGAACATCCATATTCGaacattgattaaaaaaaattaattatattgtctttttAGGCTCTGAAGCTGCTTGGTAGGGAGAAAATTCAACTAGCTACAAAATTTGGTATTACTAAATTAGAGGAAGGTCAATTTGGTGTCAAGGGCACCCCTGAATATGTGCGGCAATGCTGTGAAGCCAGTCTTAAGTATCTTGATGTGGACTATATTGATCTGTACTATCAGCACCGTGTGGACACGTCAGTGCCAATAGAGGAAACCGTGAGTGATAAGATATTTGTActtttaaatttatacaaactatttattttcatatatttgatGGATGGACTGTACTGGTTTTAAACTTCATTTCCTTTTGCATTAGAAGTTATAACTTATTTTGGCATGGTAGATGGAGGAGCTGAAGAAGCTGGTGGaggaaggaaaaataaaatacattggGTTATCAGAACCTAGTGTAGACACAATAAGAAGAGCTCATGCAATTCATCCCATCACTGCCTTACAAATGGAGTATTCTCTTTGGACCCGTGATATCGAAGATGAGATAGTTCCACTCTGcaggtctaaaaaaaaaaaaaaatttatctttgtTGTCTGAATTTTAAAGGCAATTGAATTCTTAACATAATTGAAAGTTTGTCTTTGTGACCATAGAATCAGTTATGAATCAGATATTTTTAGGACAATAGACTATCAGGAAATTTTCACATCATCATTAAAAGTTTTTGTTAATCTCACAGAGAGCTTGGCATTGGGATAGTGGCATATAGCCCTCTTGGACATGGATTCTTTGCTGGGAAAGCAATCGTTGAGAGCTTGCCTAGTGAGAGTTTTCTGGTACGTGActactaataaataataaagtgattCCATGGTTTCTGAATgcaaacatatatatttatatgactgtgttcaagttacacttgaatGTAGCTTTTAATAATGCTACACCACTCAATTACTTTTGATTTGAAGTGCTTATTgtcaaatccaccattggattacattatctctTTATACCCTTCAAGATAAcagtgtatatatattgttatgtATACTATACACATTGATTTTTATGGCATAGGCTATACATCCAAGGTTCATGGGGGAGAACTTAGAGAAGAACAAACTTCTATATGCACGGCTTGCCAACCTGGCTGCAAAGCATGCTTGCACTCTGCCTCAGCTAGCTCTGGCCTGGCTTCTCCATCTGGGAGATGATATAATCCCAATCCCTGGTATATTAGTCTCTTAATTTCTTTTGCTATCTTCACAAATATATGATTAAATTCTTTATGTGGTTGCTTGCTCACTTCTACCAATAGCTCTTTCTTATTTCCATGAGAAATGAAAGTCTACTTTTTAATTGTATGGTTAGAGAATTATGTTCCTACTACATCTACAACTTACGAACTTTGACCCTTTCTTGTTAGACTTTccttaattgaaaatttctgTTTCATGAACTTGGATTTGAACATGATGTAAAATTCATTGATTGGATGATTTACAGGGACAACTAAAGTTAAGAATCTTGATAACAACATTGGATCCTTGGCAGTGAAACTTACACAAGaggatttgaaagaaattgGTGATGCTGTGCCCATTAATGAAGTCGGTGGTGAAAGAGATCTGGCCATTTTATCAAAGTATAACTGGAAGAATGCAAATACCCCATCAAAGTGATTGCAAATTGTAGATATGAAAACTAAAGCACAAACCACTGAAGGGAAACATCAATTCTCTGTTGTCCTGTTGTCTATGTTTGCTTGGGAGAAATAATGAGTAGAGGATGTAAATATATCCTTATTATGAATAACCTTGTCCTATGCTGAGGTAACACATCACAAACTTCCTCATCAGTGGATTAATTAATCACTATGCTTTGTGTTATCATTATCGCCTCCAAAAAGTGGGAAATGTTAGAAAAAGCGAGACACAAGCTTTGATGTCATGTTGTCTACAAAAAAGCGAGACACAGTCACACAAGCTTTTCAGCCAGTTTGGCAAGTTGCGCATATAGAAGTTTGTTCATCTAAGTTCTCCCCCATGAACCTTGGATGAATAGCCTATGCCAGAAACATCAATATAAGTATACATAGTTAAAAAGAGAGCGCGTgcacacacataaatatatatatatatattaattaaaacattTATACTTAAATGGCTGCATCGATGGGTCGGTTAGGTGTGTGCGTGCGTGCGTGCGTGCTTGGGAAACATGGAGTTACTGCATTATTTATTTGTAGTCGAATACCAGCATACTCTCATTATGCAAGCTCTCCATTACTGCTTTCCCACCTAAGAACCCATGACCAAGAGGGCCATATGTCACTATCCCAATTCCAATCTCCCTGTGAGATTAACAAAAACtttttaattatgttaaaaTTTCATGAAGTTCTATTGTTATCAAAATATCTGATTCATAACCAATTTAAAGGGCACAAAGACAAGTTTTCACCAATGTAAATAACTCAAGTGGCTTTGAAATGCAAAAAAGGCTAGATATCAAAAAACCTACAACGTGGAATTATCTCATCTTCCTCGATATCACGGGTCCACAGAGAATACAGCATTTGTAAGGCAGTGATGGGATGAACTACATGAGCTCTTCATATTGTGTCTATATTAGGCTCCGATAACccaatgtattttatttttccttcctCCACCAGCTTCTTGAGCTCCTCCATCTACCATGCCAAATTGGTTATAACTACTAATGCAGAAGGACATGAAGTTTAAATGTAGTGCGGTACattgatatataaaaataaataaaaatagtttttatcaatttaaaattaaaagtaaatatCTTGACACTCATGGTATCCTCTATTGGCATTGAAGTGTCCACACGGTGTTGATAGTACAGGTCAATATAGTCAACCTCAAGATACTTAAAGACTAGCTTCACACCATTGCCGCACATACTCAAGGGTATCCTTGACAATAAATTGAGCTTCTTTTGACATAGTAACACCGAATTTTGtagctaattgaattttctcccTAGGAAGCTGCTTCAGAGCCTAAAACAAGACAAAAGACAATTAATTCTGTCCATCAATGGCAGAATATAGATGTTCCTAGGGCTACTTTGTTCAACAGGATGCAAACTGAAACCAAACATACTCAATTAATTACTTGGCATGCAAGCACATGCAACCAAGGTGTGAACTCAACATCATTTTCCTTTCAATGTGATTAGAGAGTAACAGTACCTTGCCAACCATGATCTCATTATCATGATTATCATAGACATTTGCAGTTTCAAAGAAGGTTATACGCCTTTGAAAATCTTCCATTATAACTGAGCATTCAGCTTCATGCGAAAAAGAGCATTTAGTATTCCAGAAAGTCTGAGGCATCCAAAGCCCAGTCTAGAAACCTAAACTCAGAAAAGTAAACCAGAATAAGAACATTGAGGTGGTTTCAGACAAATAAAACTAGTGCCAAACCAATAATTTGGGATTCAATTTAGTGTCCAAGTTGGAGGTGTGTTCATTTTATTGATACAATTGGTCTGTTTCTATGCTTCTTACAGATGAAGATGCTATCGTGAAGCTCATACAATCAAAAGTTCACAACAAACTCTGAAGGCTTTGTTTGAATTACAAAATTCCATCTGTTTTCGCAATTCTCATAACAGAAACAACAGTCCATCTCACATTAGATTAACAAGTTTTCCGTAGGAGTCTTATGCTAAATCACTAAAGTTGTCCAATTTCTCTATTTGACGGCTTTTTTGCGACCCCTGGTTTGCTTTAGAACATGGAGATACTTGTGGTTTACTCTATGACACCCACACTCAGTACTAAAAGTAAAGGAATAACCATCTATGGCTACTCTCTGTGGTTTGCTCCTCTGTGGGTGTATTAACAAGTTCTTAATTACTACATTTGACACCCTAGATTTGGATTAAAATGAAATCATTAGGGTTCTACCATAGATAAGCATA contains:
- the LOC115994244 gene encoding perakine reductase-like: MEEKPHIQIPRVRLGSQGLEVSRLGFGCGGLSGMLNAPLSHDAGCSVIKEAFQRGITFFDTADMYGDNHDNEIMVGKALKLLGREKIQLATKFGITKLEEGQFGVKGTPEYVRQCCEASLKYLDVDYIDLYYQHRVDTSVPIEETMEELKKLVEEGKIKYIGLSEPSVDTIRRAHAIHPITALQMEYSLWTRDIEDEIVPLCRELGIGIVAYSPLGHGFFAGKAIVESLPSESFLAIHPRFMGENLEKNKLLYARLANLAAKHACTLPQLALAWLLHLGDDIIPIPGTTKVKNLDNNIGSLAVKLTQEDLKEIGDAVPINEVGGERDLAILSKYNWKNANTPSK